In one Curtobacterium citreum genomic region, the following are encoded:
- a CDS encoding aldo/keto reductase, with translation MDYRLLGNSGTSVSTLTLGTMTFGSEADEPTSHQILDTFVAAGGTLVDTADVYSGNESERIIGRWLAAHPTEAQQVVLATKGRFPQGDGPNDLGLSRRHLRVALDASLERLGVEHIDLYQMHAWDALTPIEETLRFLDDAVSAGKIGTYGFSNYLGYQVTKAVYEAKAHGWAPPVTLQPQYNLLVRDIEHEVVPACLDAGIGLLPWSPLAGGWLSGKYQRDEAPTGATRLGENPQRGMEAWEARNGDERTWQVLDAVSAVADAHGASRSQVALAWLLARPAVTSVILGARTVSQLEDNLGAADLVLTDDELRTLTDASAPRIDDYPYGTAGVAQRERRITGGR, from the coding sequence ATGGACTACAGACTCCTCGGCAACAGCGGGACATCGGTGTCGACGCTGACCCTCGGCACCATGACGTTCGGCAGCGAAGCCGACGAACCCACCTCGCACCAGATCCTCGACACGTTCGTCGCCGCGGGCGGCACGCTCGTCGACACCGCGGACGTGTACTCCGGCAACGAGTCGGAGCGCATCATCGGCCGCTGGCTCGCCGCGCACCCGACCGAGGCGCAGCAGGTCGTCCTCGCCACCAAGGGGCGCTTCCCGCAGGGCGACGGCCCGAACGACCTCGGCCTGTCCCGTCGGCACCTCCGGGTCGCCCTCGACGCCTCGCTCGAGCGACTCGGCGTCGAGCACATCGACCTGTACCAGATGCACGCGTGGGACGCCCTCACCCCGATCGAGGAGACCCTGCGCTTCCTCGACGACGCCGTCTCCGCGGGCAAGATCGGCACGTACGGCTTCTCGAACTACCTCGGCTACCAGGTGACGAAGGCCGTCTACGAGGCGAAGGCGCACGGCTGGGCCCCGCCGGTGACCCTGCAGCCGCAGTACAACCTGCTCGTCCGCGACATCGAGCACGAGGTCGTCCCCGCGTGCCTGGACGCCGGCATCGGCCTGCTCCCGTGGTCGCCCCTGGCCGGCGGCTGGCTCTCCGGCAAGTACCAGCGCGACGAGGCCCCCACCGGCGCGACCCGGCTCGGCGAGAACCCGCAGCGCGGCATGGAGGCGTGGGAGGCCCGGAACGGCGACGAGCGCACGTGGCAGGTCCTCGACGCAGTGTCCGCCGTGGCCGATGCGCACGGGGCCTCGAGGTCGCAGGTCGCCCTCGCGTGGCTGCTCGCCCGTCCGGCGGTGACGAGCGTCATCCTCGGCGCCCGGACGGTGTCACAGCTCGAGGACAACCTCGGTGCCGCCGACCTCGTGCTGACGGACGACGAGCTCCGGACGCTCACCGACGCGAGCGCCCCGCGGATCGACGACTACCCGTACGGCACGGCGGGCGTGGCGCAGCGCGAGCGTCGCATCACCGGCGGCCGCTGA
- the ypfJ gene encoding KPN_02809 family neutral zinc metallopeptidase produces MTFNDDSRLSGGKVQRRGRGAAIGGGAVGIGAIVVFLVAQFTGVDLTPFLGGDGTTQIQQQGDTVDAASRCRTGRDANLDVECRMEGAAESLDAYWIRESRDLGTDYATPGFVLFDGSTGTGCGQASAATGPFYCPPDRSIYLDTAFYDNLQSRYGSSGGPLAQMYVVAHEWGHHVQQLQGTFAATDRSGTGASSGSVRVELQADCYAGAWVGAAATTKDADGQTFFEPITRDQIRDALSAASAVGDDSIQERATGSVDPDSFTHGSSAQRQAWFTRGYEQGVTRCDTFSVPGSAL; encoded by the coding sequence ATGACCTTCAACGACGACTCCAGGCTGTCCGGCGGCAAGGTGCAGCGTCGCGGTCGCGGGGCGGCGATCGGCGGCGGCGCGGTGGGCATCGGCGCGATCGTGGTGTTCCTCGTCGCGCAGTTCACGGGCGTCGACCTCACGCCGTTCCTCGGCGGGGACGGGACCACCCAGATCCAGCAGCAGGGCGACACCGTCGACGCGGCGTCCCGGTGCCGGACCGGCCGCGACGCGAACCTCGACGTGGAGTGCCGGATGGAGGGCGCCGCGGAGTCGCTCGACGCCTACTGGATCCGGGAGTCCCGCGACCTCGGCACGGACTACGCCACCCCGGGCTTCGTGCTCTTCGACGGCTCGACGGGCACCGGGTGCGGGCAGGCGTCCGCCGCGACGGGACCGTTCTACTGCCCGCCGGACCGATCGATCTACCTCGACACCGCGTTCTACGACAACCTGCAGTCCCGCTACGGCTCGTCCGGCGGACCGCTCGCGCAGATGTACGTCGTCGCACACGAGTGGGGCCACCACGTGCAGCAGCTGCAGGGCACGTTCGCGGCGACCGACCGGTCCGGCACCGGAGCGTCGTCGGGGAGCGTCCGCGTCGAGCTGCAGGCGGACTGCTACGCGGGCGCCTGGGTGGGCGCGGCCGCGACGACGAAGGACGCCGACGGGCAGACCTTCTTCGAGCCGATCACGCGCGACCAGATCCGGGACGCCCTGTCGGCCGCGAGCGCGGTCGGCGACGACAGCATCCAGGAGCGGGCCACCGGCAGCGTCGACCCGGACTCGTTCACGCACGGGTCGAGCGCGCAGCGCCAGGCGTGGTTCACGCGCGGGTACGAGCAGGGCGTGACCCGGTGCGACACCTTCAGCGTGCCGGGGTCCGCGCTGTAA
- the msrB gene encoding peptide-methionine (R)-S-oxide reductase MsrB: MTYNVDKSDAQWREELSPDQYAVLRQAGTERPWTGELLDEERAGVYTCAACGAELFKSGTKFDSGCGWPSFYESVRPEAVQLIEDKSLGMVRTEVRCANCGGHLGHVFPDGFGTPTGDRYCMNSISLNFEAAE; the protein is encoded by the coding sequence ATGACGTACAACGTCGACAAGTCCGACGCCCAGTGGCGCGAGGAGCTCTCTCCGGACCAGTACGCCGTCCTCCGGCAGGCCGGGACCGAGCGCCCGTGGACCGGTGAGCTGCTCGACGAGGAGCGCGCCGGCGTCTACACGTGTGCGGCCTGCGGAGCGGAGCTGTTCAAGAGCGGCACGAAGTTCGACTCCGGCTGCGGCTGGCCGTCGTTCTACGAGTCGGTGCGCCCCGAGGCCGTCCAGCTCATCGAGGACAAGTCCCTCGGCATGGTCCGCACCGAGGTCCGCTGCGCGAACTGCGGGGGCCACCTGGGGCACGTCTTCCCGGACGGCTTCGGCACCCCGACCGGCGACCGCTACTGCATGAACTCGATCTCGCTGAACTTCGAGGCCGCGGAGTGA
- a CDS encoding DUF3263 domain-containing protein, with the protein MTTIPADELSELDKHVLAFEHERARHDRTKEAEIRVEFDMSPARYYQVLNRVIDLPAALAYDPQLVTRLQRLRHARTRARAARSFVAPGTTTDPREEER; encoded by the coding sequence GTGACCACCATCCCCGCCGACGAGCTCAGCGAGCTCGACAAGCACGTACTCGCCTTCGAGCACGAGCGGGCGCGGCACGACCGCACGAAGGAAGCGGAGATCCGGGTCGAGTTCGACATGTCGCCGGCGCGCTACTACCAGGTGCTGAACCGCGTGATCGACCTGCCGGCGGCGCTCGCGTACGACCCGCAGCTCGTGACGCGACTGCAGCGGCTCCGGCACGCCCGCACCCGTGCCCGCGCGGCGCGCTCCTTCGTCGCCCCCGGCACGACGACCGATCCCCGTGAAGAGGAACGATGA
- a CDS encoding cold-shock protein, producing the protein MANGTVKWFNAEKGFGFITVDGGGQDVFVHYSAIDMSGYKVLEEGQAVTFDVGTGAKGPQAESVRPA; encoded by the coding sequence ATGGCCAACGGAACCGTGAAGTGGTTCAACGCCGAGAAGGGCTTCGGCTTCATCACCGTCGATGGAGGGGGCCAGGACGTGTTCGTGCACTACTCGGCGATCGACATGTCGGGCTACAAGGTCCTCGAGGAGGGCCAGGCGGTGACGTTCGACGTCGGCACCGGCGCGAAGGGGCCGCAGGCCGAGTCGGTCCGCCCCGCCTGA
- a CDS encoding DUF2332 family protein: protein MTGTRERYAAYAERIAPGSPSYAAWARSVDDDLVALLEAVPAQQRQPELVFAVARRLGADPADPGALRALGREARPILVAALAAATVQANDPRRLGPVVPVLQALAAATDRPLGLVDAGAAAGLCSIPDRVTLDHVPAAERASGRTPVPASHPGVTGCDVGGGVRDERVRVHTAVAEPSIHLTVAVSGAVPAPRATPIRIGARVALDPNPIDLAEPGAFDRLVEAVPPEATDRTALMRAAARATLAVPPVRIRGTLPGDLDRALDALPDDCEPVVLTTGTLVYVPGADRQRVVDRLRERGVRWVALERTGILRGVAASLPGDVDPGDPDAFATLSLDGVALAVSDPFGVRVRWFRAPAA, encoded by the coding sequence GTGACCGGGACGCGGGAGCGGTACGCCGCCTACGCGGAGCGCATCGCCCCGGGCTCGCCGTCGTACGCGGCCTGGGCACGCTCGGTGGACGACGACCTGGTCGCGCTCCTGGAGGCGGTGCCGGCGCAGCAGCGGCAGCCCGAGCTGGTCTTCGCGGTCGCCCGGCGGCTGGGTGCGGACCCGGCGGACCCCGGTGCGCTGCGCGCGCTCGGCCGGGAGGCACGCCCCATCCTGGTCGCGGCCCTCGCCGCCGCCACGGTGCAGGCCAACGACCCGCGTCGCCTCGGTCCGGTGGTCCCCGTCCTGCAGGCGCTCGCCGCGGCGACCGACCGGCCGCTGGGGCTCGTCGACGCGGGTGCCGCCGCCGGACTCTGCTCGATCCCGGACCGCGTGACGCTCGACCACGTGCCCGCTGCCGAGCGTGCGTCCGGTCGCACGCCGGTACCCGCGTCGCACCCCGGTGTGACGGGGTGCGACGTCGGTGGCGGGGTGCGCGACGAGCGGGTGCGGGTGCACACCGCGGTCGCGGAGCCGTCGATCCACCTGACGGTCGCCGTCTCCGGTGCCGTGCCCGCGCCGCGTGCCACGCCGATCCGGATCGGTGCGCGCGTGGCCCTCGACCCGAACCCGATCGACCTGGCCGAGCCCGGCGCGTTCGACCGGCTGGTCGAGGCCGTCCCGCCCGAGGCGACGGACCGCACCGCCCTGATGCGTGCGGCGGCGCGCGCGACGCTCGCCGTGCCTCCCGTCCGGATCCGGGGCACCCTGCCCGGTGACCTGGACCGCGCACTCGACGCCCTGCCGGACGACTGCGAACCGGTGGTCCTGACGACCGGGACGCTCGTCTACGTACCCGGCGCGGACCGGCAGCGGGTCGTCGACCGGCTCCGCGAGCGCGGCGTGCGCTGGGTCGCACTCGAACGGACCGGGATCCTGCGCGGGGTGGCCGCCAGCCTGCCCGGCGACGTCGACCCCGGCGACCCGGACGCGTTCGCGACCCTGTCGCTCGACGGCGTCGCGCTCGCGGTGTCCGACCCGTTCGGCGTCCGCGTGCGGTGGTTCCGCGCGCCCGCAGCCTGA
- a CDS encoding LytR C-terminal domain-containing protein: MTQRFPRDRFDDVTDGPRVGAHRGARRRGRGWIAFAWAALATGVLVLIGVLVLALLNGSYSFPGTTSSPAPSSSASASAPATGAPSGEATPSPSETQAPTAATPAEQGATSVVVLNGTSTTGLAAKGSTALRNAGWQVRSTGDAGTTGTTATIVYYQQESQAAVAQGVAQALGVSAVQQSAAFPNADVTVVLGADYAG, from the coding sequence ATGACCCAGAGATTCCCGCGAGACCGGTTCGACGACGTCACCGACGGCCCCCGGGTCGGGGCGCACCGCGGTGCCCGGCGTCGTGGCCGCGGCTGGATCGCGTTCGCCTGGGCAGCGCTCGCCACCGGGGTGCTCGTGCTCATCGGGGTGCTCGTGCTCGCGCTCCTCAACGGCAGCTACTCGTTCCCGGGGACGACGTCCTCGCCGGCTCCGTCGTCGTCCGCGTCCGCCTCGGCCCCGGCGACCGGTGCGCCCTCGGGCGAGGCCACGCCGTCGCCGTCCGAGACCCAGGCCCCGACGGCCGCGACCCCCGCCGAGCAGGGTGCGACGAGCGTCGTCGTCCTGAACGGCACATCGACCACCGGGCTCGCGGCGAAGGGCTCGACCGCGCTGCGGAACGCCGGCTGGCAGGTCCGCTCGACCGGGGACGCCGGGACGACCGGCACCACCGCGACGATCGTGTACTACCAGCAGGAGTCGCAGGCGGCCGTGGCGCAGGGCGTCGCGCAGGCGCTCGGGGTCTCCGCGGTGCAGCAGTCGGCGGCGTTCCCGAACGCCGACGTGACCGTGGTGCTCGGCGCCGACTACGCCGGCTGA
- a CDS encoding alpha/beta fold hydrolase — MSLVPEAPRPRAVMSPDGLKLATYDFGDPDAPVVVAVHGFASSAVLNWHASGWTRDLVRAGYRVVALDQRGHGASSKPHDPSAYSMDLLVADVTAVIDTYLLSDVAYLGYSLGARVGWHTAERIPDRVTRAVFGGIPDADPMRRVAVDQAKAYIVDGTPIEDRVTNGYLQMASGVEGNDLRALVAMVEGMRDSIEPTPENAPAQPILMAAGSEDGIKDSAVRLAAAAPDADFFEIPGRNHFNAPTSRAFRERAIAFLGGGTTQ; from the coding sequence ATGTCACTCGTCCCCGAAGCGCCCCGACCACGTGCCGTGATGTCCCCGGACGGGCTGAAGCTCGCCACCTACGACTTCGGCGACCCGGACGCCCCCGTCGTCGTCGCGGTGCACGGCTTCGCGTCGAGCGCGGTGCTCAACTGGCACGCCTCCGGTTGGACCCGCGACCTCGTCCGCGCCGGCTACCGGGTCGTCGCGCTCGACCAGCGCGGCCACGGAGCATCGTCGAAGCCGCACGATCCGTCCGCGTACTCGATGGACCTGCTCGTGGCGGACGTCACCGCGGTCATCGACACCTACCTGCTGTCCGACGTCGCCTACCTCGGGTACTCGCTCGGCGCGCGCGTCGGCTGGCACACCGCCGAGCGGATCCCGGACCGCGTGACCCGCGCCGTCTTCGGCGGCATCCCGGACGCCGACCCGATGCGCCGGGTGGCCGTCGACCAGGCGAAGGCGTACATCGTCGACGGGACCCCCATCGAGGACCGCGTCACGAACGGGTACCTGCAGATGGCCTCCGGGGTGGAGGGGAACGACCTGCGGGCCCTCGTCGCGATGGTCGAGGGGATGCGGGACAGCATCGAGCCGACGCCCGAGAACGCCCCCGCACAGCCGATCCTGATGGCCGCGGGCAGCGAGGACGGGATCAAGGACAGCGCGGTGCGGCTCGCGGCGGCGGCACCGGACGCGGACTTCTTCGAGATCCCGGGGCGCAACCACTTCAACGCCCCGACGTCGCGGGCGTTCCGCGAGCGGGCGATCGCGTTCCTCGGGGGCGGAACCACGCAGTGA
- a CDS encoding GNAT family N-acetyltransferase, which translates to MSEHSVRHARWDCLTTDELYGIVVLRNRVFALEQRVTAEDFDGRDRHPDTEHWWFGADDDPVGYLRLVRPAAGEPHPDGAAAPAWVVGRVATHPDYRGQGVADRLVGAVLAAHGDEPFVLHAQEYVAGLYERHGFARFGTPYDEAGIRHVGMYRP; encoded by the coding sequence ATGTCCGAGCATTCCGTGCGCCACGCCCGCTGGGACTGTCTGACGACGGACGAACTGTACGGCATCGTCGTCCTCCGGAACCGCGTGTTCGCGCTCGAACAGCGGGTCACGGCAGAGGACTTCGACGGCCGCGACCGCCACCCGGACACCGAGCACTGGTGGTTCGGAGCGGACGACGATCCGGTCGGGTACCTCCGGCTCGTCCGACCGGCCGCGGGGGAGCCGCACCCCGACGGCGCCGCAGCACCGGCGTGGGTTGTCGGTCGGGTCGCGACGCACCCGGACTACCGCGGGCAGGGGGTCGCCGACCGGCTGGTCGGCGCGGTGCTCGCCGCCCACGGCGACGAGCCGTTCGTGCTGCACGCGCAGGAGTACGTGGCCGGGCTGTACGAGCGGCACGGGTTCGCCCGCTTCGGCACCCCGTACGACGAGGCCGGCATCCGCCACGTCGGCATGTACCGACCGTGA
- a CDS encoding glycosyltransferase family 39 protein — protein sequence MIATATAPAPMRPRRRPSRWLPLATAPWTRWSVFAVVALWAVYQDLWRLGEGNVQTDEPAYQQPGWGYLHGDFSENRQHPPTAKYLMGLSQLVFGEGVTSARIAVAVLGLLTGLVLFVWLRRDVGWWTGLLAAALWWLPPHGILDDPSRIDRLALLDGPMVAFGVVAMWCGWRWATGGRWWWVLVAGLAAGLSVTSKEIGVLLVPAFLLLPVLFRRWWALLWGGALFLAGFAATVVVPYLPFGVVSTITEMIAFQRQHAVDGHLVEVAGIITRHSPWWANLWYMWQGTGTVVCTVLGVGVLAALVLRPSRLVLWVALAAVPFVVFFLAVSDVALGEYYIAWVPMVVVLAAIGIGRLGTLRGPTWWRVAGLVVALALVSAAGFSSVRLSIATWTMHPTGIGRLPEVLAQTPREDAFVLAQRQSPSSVAAFVGHDQTRDPAAGPFDLVVIGQDPRYGLDPALPAFAAAHPDLVRVVHLDDVEVLVPDGRLQLTPGGWQVVPR from the coding sequence ATGATCGCAACGGCCACCGCACCCGCTCCGATGCGGCCCCGACGACGACCGTCGCGGTGGCTCCCCCTGGCGACGGCGCCGTGGACCCGCTGGAGCGTCTTCGCCGTCGTGGCGCTGTGGGCGGTGTACCAGGACCTGTGGCGGCTCGGCGAGGGCAACGTCCAGACCGACGAACCGGCCTACCAGCAGCCCGGCTGGGGCTACCTGCACGGCGACTTCAGCGAGAACCGGCAGCACCCGCCGACCGCGAAGTACCTGATGGGCCTGTCGCAGCTGGTGTTCGGCGAGGGCGTCACGTCGGCGCGGATCGCGGTCGCCGTCCTCGGACTCCTGACCGGTCTCGTGCTGTTCGTGTGGCTGCGGCGCGACGTCGGGTGGTGGACGGGACTGCTCGCCGCGGCGCTCTGGTGGCTGCCGCCGCACGGGATCCTCGACGACCCGAGTCGCATCGACCGTCTGGCACTCCTCGACGGTCCGATGGTGGCGTTCGGCGTCGTGGCGATGTGGTGCGGCTGGCGGTGGGCGACCGGTGGCCGCTGGTGGTGGGTGCTCGTCGCCGGGCTGGCCGCGGGGCTCTCCGTGACGTCCAAGGAGATCGGCGTCCTGCTCGTGCCGGCGTTCCTGCTCCTCCCCGTGCTCTTCCGTCGCTGGTGGGCGCTGCTCTGGGGCGGTGCGCTGTTCCTGGCCGGGTTCGCGGCCACGGTCGTGGTGCCGTACCTGCCGTTCGGGGTCGTCTCGACGATCACCGAGATGATCGCCTTCCAGCGGCAGCACGCCGTCGACGGGCACCTGGTCGAGGTCGCCGGCATCATCACGCGGCACTCTCCGTGGTGGGCGAACCTCTGGTACATGTGGCAGGGCACCGGCACCGTCGTGTGCACGGTCCTCGGCGTCGGGGTCCTCGCCGCCCTGGTGCTCCGCCCGTCCCGGCTGGTCCTCTGGGTCGCCCTCGCGGCCGTCCCCTTCGTGGTGTTCTTCCTGGCGGTCAGCGACGTGGCGCTCGGCGAGTACTACATCGCCTGGGTCCCCATGGTGGTCGTGCTCGCAGCGATCGGCATCGGCCGACTCGGCACCCTGCGCGGCCCGACCTGGTGGCGCGTGGCCGGCCTCGTCGTCGCCCTGGCGCTCGTGTCCGCAGCCGGGTTCTCGTCCGTCCGGCTGTCGATCGCGACCTGGACCATGCACCCGACGGGCATCGGCCGGCTGCCGGAGGTGCTCGCGCAGACCCCCCGCGAGGACGCCTTCGTGCTCGCCCAACGGCAGTCGCCGTCCTCGGTCGCCGCGTTCGTCGGGCACGACCAGACGCGCGACCCGGCGGCCGGACCGTTCGACCTGGTCGTCATCGGGCAGGACCCGCGGTACGGGCTCGACCCGGCCCTCCCGGCGTTCGCGGCGGCGCACCCCGACCTGGTCCGGGTCGTGCACCTGGACGACGTCGAGGTGCTCGTTCCCGACGGACGCCTGCAGCTGACCCCGGGAGGGTGGCAGGTGGTCCCGCGCTGA
- a CDS encoding 2-deoxy-5-keto-D-gluconate 6-phosphate aldolase domain-containing protein yields MADLDEQHPLFLFAMDQRSSLLEHTYGDDSGEPADEADAERVRAGKQLVYRGVLAALAAGASRARTGVLVDERYGADVARLVKEAGLVLAMPVERSGREWFELEYGDDWVAHVDAFDPDFVKVLVRDNPGFDADERAAQAERLAAVSRTLHDAGRPFLVELLVPATDEQQQDGGTDYDRDVRPGLVVEVVGYLQEHGVEPDVWKLEGLDRSEDARRVVEAVRAGGRDGVQCIVLGRDAPEEQLDHWLRTAAPVDGFVGFAIGRSNWEDALDDVVHEGLDHEGAERLIAANYRHFVDTWLEARPDVVDGVDAGGH; encoded by the coding sequence ATGGCCGACCTCGACGAACAGCACCCCCTCTTCCTCTTCGCGATGGACCAGCGGTCCTCGCTGCTGGAGCACACCTACGGCGACGACTCCGGTGAGCCGGCCGACGAGGCCGACGCCGAGCGGGTCCGCGCCGGCAAGCAGCTCGTCTACCGCGGTGTGCTCGCGGCGCTGGCCGCCGGCGCGTCCCGGGCACGCACGGGCGTCCTCGTCGACGAGCGCTACGGCGCCGACGTCGCACGGCTGGTCAAGGAGGCCGGGCTGGTGCTCGCGATGCCGGTCGAGCGGTCGGGCCGGGAGTGGTTCGAGCTGGAGTACGGCGACGACTGGGTCGCGCACGTCGACGCGTTCGACCCGGACTTCGTGAAGGTGCTCGTCCGCGACAACCCCGGTTTCGACGCCGACGAGCGCGCCGCACAGGCCGAGCGGCTCGCGGCGGTGTCCCGCACCCTGCACGACGCCGGGCGGCCGTTCCTCGTCGAGCTCCTCGTCCCCGCGACGGACGAGCAGCAGCAGGACGGCGGGACGGACTACGACCGCGACGTCCGCCCCGGGCTCGTCGTCGAGGTCGTCGGCTACCTGCAGGAGCACGGAGTCGAGCCGGACGTGTGGAAGCTCGAGGGGCTCGACCGCTCCGAGGACGCCCGACGCGTGGTCGAGGCCGTCCGCGCGGGTGGCCGGGACGGCGTGCAGTGCATCGTGCTCGGCCGGGACGCCCCGGAGGAGCAGCTCGACCACTGGCTCCGGACGGCGGCCCCGGTGGACGGGTTCGTCGGGTTCGCGATCGGCCGGAGCAACTGGGAGGACGCGCTCGACGACGTCGTGCACGAGGGCCTCGACCACGAGGGCGCCGAGCGGCTGATCGCGGCGAACTACCGGCACTTCGTCGACACCTGGCTCGAGGCGCGACCGGACGTCGTCGACGGGGTGGACGCCGGCGGGCACTGA
- a CDS encoding NAD(P)H-hydrate epimerase translates to MARPGYRGMVVDMDGYGGDQVRAAERPHLEAGEPLMQRAADGLARVVGDLLDDPAVRPQDGPGSVLVLAGSGDNGGDALFAAARLASAGRHVAVVRVGRRVHEAGLAAALGAGARLLAGPTPPRGGVAAAGAADVLRAAVVSDGERLAALTAEAAERADLLLDGVLGIGVRGATALRSPAREVVDAVRELARDQRAPYVVAVDVPSGIDVDTGGVADDHVLHADVTVTFGAVKAGLLRGPGATLAGRIELVDVGIGDELAAVEPLVRT, encoded by the coding sequence ATGGCGCGACCAGGCTACCGGGGCATGGTGGTCGACATGGACGGCTACGGCGGCGATCAGGTCCGGGCGGCGGAGCGGCCGCACCTCGAGGCGGGCGAGCCCCTCATGCAGCGGGCGGCCGACGGCCTCGCCCGGGTCGTGGGCGACCTGCTCGACGACCCCGCGGTCCGTCCGCAGGACGGGCCCGGTTCGGTGCTGGTCCTCGCCGGCAGCGGCGACAACGGCGGTGACGCCCTGTTCGCGGCGGCGCGGCTGGCGTCGGCCGGGAGGCACGTGGCGGTCGTGCGCGTCGGCCGACGTGTGCACGAGGCGGGCCTGGCAGCCGCGCTGGGAGCCGGGGCGCGCCTCCTGGCCGGTCCGACCCCGCCCCGTGGCGGGGTCGCGGCCGCCGGCGCTGCCGACGTGTTGCGGGCGGCGGTCGTGTCGGACGGCGAGCGGCTCGCGGCGCTGACCGCGGAGGCCGCGGAGCGGGCCGACCTGCTGCTCGACGGCGTCCTCGGCATCGGGGTGCGGGGCGCCACCGCGCTGCGTTCCCCCGCCCGCGAGGTCGTCGACGCGGTCCGGGAGCTCGCCCGCGACCAGCGCGCACCGTACGTCGTCGCCGTCGACGTGCCGAGCGGCATCGACGTCGACACGGGCGGCGTGGCCGACGACCACGTGCTGCACGCGGACGTGACGGTGACGTTCGGCGCGGTGAAGGCGGGGCTCCTGCGGGGGCCCGGTGCCACCCTCGCCGGGCGCATCGAGCTCGTGGACGTCGGCATCGGTGACGAGCTCGCGGCCGTGGAGCCCCTCGTCCGGACCTGA
- a CDS encoding DsbA family protein, whose product MTNRPEGDARAARNERREAARQRAQRIRTQQKRRQRGTRLGLQIGLGVVLVAAAAVVTLVLVDSTQPAGPGPANMSQGGITIGQDLKAVGSGSSASSDASPSADPSATAAPSVRITMYVDYLCPTCGQFEKANGDYIASLAESGAATVDIHPIATLSNRSQGTKYSLRAANAAACVADRSPDQFYAVNQALFARQPEQGTAGLTDAQLQRIVTGVDGIRDAGAIRDCIADQTFAKWVDERTTAVTAGDVPGSDLQDFPGTPLVLVNGKQYELTSPITNDDFRTFVVSAAGATEGTPTPTPSASATPSAE is encoded by the coding sequence ATGACCAACCGCCCCGAGGGTGACGCACGCGCCGCGCGCAACGAACGACGAGAGGCCGCGCGACAGCGGGCCCAGCGGATCCGGACGCAGCAGAAGCGCCGGCAGCGCGGGACCCGGCTCGGCCTGCAGATCGGCCTGGGCGTCGTGCTCGTCGCGGCGGCGGCCGTCGTCACGCTGGTGCTCGTCGACTCGACGCAGCCCGCCGGCCCCGGACCCGCGAACATGTCGCAGGGCGGCATCACCATCGGGCAGGACCTGAAGGCCGTGGGGTCGGGTTCGTCCGCTTCCTCGGACGCCTCGCCGTCGGCCGACCCGAGCGCGACCGCGGCGCCGAGCGTCCGCATCACGATGTACGTCGACTACCTCTGCCCGACGTGCGGCCAGTTCGAGAAGGCGAACGGCGACTACATCGCGAGCCTCGCCGAGTCCGGTGCCGCCACGGTCGACATCCACCCGATCGCGACCCTGTCGAACCGGTCGCAGGGCACGAAGTACTCGCTCCGGGCCGCGAACGCCGCCGCGTGCGTGGCGGACCGCTCGCCCGACCAGTTCTACGCCGTGAACCAGGCGCTCTTCGCCCGCCAGCCGGAGCAGGGCACCGCGGGGCTCACCGACGCACAGCTGCAGCGCATCGTCACCGGGGTGGACGGGATCCGCGACGCCGGTGCGATCCGGGACTGCATCGCCGACCAGACCTTCGCGAAGTGGGTCGACGAGCGGACGACCGCGGTGACGGCTGGCGACGTCCCGGGTTCGGACCTGCAGGACTTCCCCGGTACGCCGCTCGTGCTCGTGAACGGCAAGCAGTACGAGCTCACCTCCCCGATCACCAACGACGACTTCCGCACGTTCGTTGTGTCCGCCGCGGGGGCGACCGAGGGCACGCCGACGCCGACGCCGAGCGCGTCGGCCACGCCGTCCGCCGAGTAG